From a region of the Janthinobacterium sp. 61 genome:
- a CDS encoding tetratricopeptide repeat protein has translation MRKKNTVSFRLPFFALAVPLFVPLIACKMPNDKVLPRNQSLPLFNPHVADFICEIEASKVPPIDAQAEDWFLESRAMEDPEIFVEDRDYKKIVALTRQAAERLHWKAMLNLASLYVEGRDPLYGEEEAVQLVEKAMRLGIPAAYDRMGTYYANGTGVNGDITRAYAFWQKAAQMGNPQAMGFLGEKLTAGEDHPGIDMWGNIPVATKMLECAVAQGYGPAAYDLYYLYAAPRTADGTIIGDHRTPETKDRALKVLHEGVRLGCAQCARDLSIEFSQPFNMSDMLVPFIDKARGERYAVLNRALGFNPNRRFPNLDKILPLPPADLPPWDGQRKSLLDAAMGVRPPPAIPHASAASLLQKPYFLAADYALRPTGLHSDAPTAPFSAYWQPAAGQGLTEPARLFRKGEEFRHFSVLDAAGKSRYGPVTWEQCLTIRHNHGAVEPRAAHGLLREVARPEPLLSCTCGQACPVSGVWQPWVAADHPLQAIVNQYWRQAWLTQGAPFPQPRRDWLLDLPDGEVTWHLMDMSLPDLG, from the coding sequence ATGCGTAAGAAAAATACCGTATCTTTTCGCCTGCCATTTTTTGCGTTGGCAGTTCCTCTCTTTGTTCCTTTGATTGCTTGCAAAATGCCTAACGACAAAGTCCTGCCACGCAACCAAAGTCTGCCGCTCTTCAATCCTCATGTCGCGGATTTTATTTGCGAAATCGAGGCGAGCAAGGTGCCGCCCATCGATGCGCAAGCCGAGGACTGGTTCCTCGAATCACGCGCCATGGAAGATCCTGAAATTTTCGTGGAAGACCGCGATTACAAAAAAATCGTCGCTCTGACGCGTCAAGCGGCAGAGCGGTTGCACTGGAAGGCGATGCTCAACCTGGCCAGCCTGTACGTGGAAGGGCGCGATCCTCTATATGGTGAGGAAGAGGCGGTTCAACTGGTGGAAAAGGCGATGCGGCTGGGCATACCGGCGGCGTATGACCGGATGGGAACGTATTATGCGAATGGCACGGGTGTCAACGGCGACATCACGCGTGCTTATGCCTTCTGGCAAAAGGCGGCGCAGATGGGAAATCCACAGGCAATGGGGTTTCTCGGCGAAAAATTGACTGCTGGAGAGGATCACCCAGGTATTGATATGTGGGGCAACATTCCTGTAGCGACCAAAATGCTGGAGTGTGCTGTTGCCCAAGGTTATGGTCCTGCGGCATATGATTTATATTATTTATATGCTGCGCCAAGAACTGCAGATGGCACAATAATTGGCGACCATCGGACGCCAGAAACAAAAGACCGCGCACTAAAAGTTTTACATGAAGGTGTCCGCCTGGGTTGTGCGCAGTGCGCACGCGATCTCTCAATAGAGTTCAGCCAACCTTTCAATATGTCCGATATGTTAGTGCCGTTCATTGACAAGGCTCGCGGCGAACGTTATGCGGTACTTAATCGTGCCCTCGGCTTCAATCCCAATCGCCGCTTTCCCAACCTCGATAAAATCTTGCCATTGCCACCGGCCGATCTGCCGCCGTGGGATGGTCAACGAAAGAGCCTGCTAGATGCCGCCATGGGTGTGCGTCCGCCGCCTGCCATCCCGCACGCAAGCGCCGCTTCGCTGTTACAAAAACCGTATTTCCTGGCCGCCGACTATGCGCTGCGTCCCACCGGCTTGCACAGCGATGCGCCGACCGCGCCATTTTCCGCATACTGGCAACCGGCCGCTGGGCAGGGCTTGACGGAGCCGGCCCGGCTATTTCGCAAAGGCGAAGAGTTCCGCCATTTCAGTGTGCTCGATGCCGCTGGCAAGAGTCGTTATGGCCCCGTGACGTGGGAGCAGTGCCTGACGATACGGCATAACCATGGGGCAGTGGAACCGCGCGCGGCGCACGGCTTGCTGCGCGAGGTGGCGCGCCCCGAGCCTTTATTGAGCTGCACTTGCGGGCAAGCCTGTCCGGTCAGCGGCGTCTGGCAACCGTGGGTAGCGGCCGACCATCCGCTGCAGGCCATCGTCAACCAGTACTGGCGCCAGGCCTGGCTGACCCAGGGCGCGCCGTTCCCGCAACCGCGCCGCGACTGGCTGCTGGATTTGCCAGATGGCGAGGTGACGTGGCATTTGA
- a CDS encoding phosphatidylserine/phosphatidylglycerophosphate/cardiolipin synthase family protein, which yields MPESSGRIETTHIDEVGRTATSSLQWLLENRNLKGKATHPITHNNKLTLFICGQEGFADIAAEIARAKHSIDLCCWGFDPGMELVRGNSATWPRGETFGDLLIAAARRHVRVRLLVWYDRIGSPIARTMPGYSHGTSSWNPDGQRTDNIGAKASLAMLHDAVQNKKHVLGNGYWGEYVRPENIPIMARQEYCHSWYAAAFHGLLEGLEIRLRHGDSAAISKSIATEINQPGGLTMGEIEKPGMQYLGTHHQKPVLIDFAHEEGAKAVGYVMGLNSVTDYWDTTAHLLDDTRREQGGVNEQRECLQGMVADGGFATLKPYQDYACRIDGGKALIALYNNFVKAWDRAIDDRTRSASTDCVSRELPCGSPPARLLREAGPDDSTVQIVLTQPEEQDKTIKETYFRAVTQASLAAGYLYVENQYFQYEEWARHLLAERKKVVAAWKAGSVKAGKSLEDMPVMHVFIVIPVPERAQMVPRTHDTLATLGQHAGMTGQNTMIDDYNKRPKTRRVRAGFGISTEAEVKLPDVVQHSNGINKPGVMTLESEFGLKVSVAMLNVSAFDKDRWRYREIYIHSKLMLVDDVFMTLGSANLNQRSMAVDSEINIATIDRRVARDLRKRVWRMHSGGLVDGGGGTKAEIALAFENWTKLMKENRKKKFNKSETAIFKKMTGFLLPLEDKRSSTIRLG from the coding sequence ATGCCGGAATCGAGCGGCCGCATCGAAACCACCCACATCGACGAAGTCGGACGCACTGCGACGAGTTCGCTCCAGTGGCTGCTGGAAAACCGTAACCTGAAGGGCAAGGCCACTCATCCGATTACACATAACAACAAGCTGACGCTGTTCATTTGCGGACAGGAAGGGTTCGCCGACATCGCCGCCGAGATCGCCAGGGCTAAACATTCGATCGACCTGTGCTGCTGGGGTTTCGACCCGGGCATGGAACTGGTGCGCGGCAACAGCGCCACCTGGCCGCGGGGCGAAACGTTTGGCGACTTGCTGATCGCCGCCGCACGGCGTCACGTCAGGGTGCGCCTGCTGGTCTGGTATGACCGGATCGGTTCGCCGATAGCGCGTACTATGCCGGGCTATTCGCACGGCACCTCGTCATGGAACCCCGATGGACAACGCACCGACAATATCGGCGCCAAAGCCAGCCTGGCGATGTTGCACGATGCGGTCCAAAACAAGAAACATGTTTTAGGCAATGGTTATTGGGGCGAATACGTCCGGCCCGAGAATATTCCGATAATGGCGCGTCAAGAATATTGTCACAGCTGGTATGCGGCCGCGTTCCATGGCTTGTTGGAGGGCCTGGAGATTCGCTTGCGGCATGGCGACAGCGCCGCGATCAGCAAGAGTATCGCGACCGAAATAAACCAGCCGGGCGGCTTGACGATGGGGGAAATCGAAAAGCCCGGCATGCAATACCTGGGCACGCACCACCAAAAGCCGGTCTTGATCGATTTCGCCCACGAAGAGGGAGCCAAGGCCGTCGGTTACGTGATGGGCCTGAACTCGGTGACCGATTATTGGGATACGACGGCCCATCTGCTCGACGATACGCGCCGTGAACAGGGCGGCGTCAACGAGCAGCGCGAGTGTTTGCAGGGAATGGTCGCGGACGGCGGGTTCGCCACGCTGAAACCGTATCAGGATTATGCCTGCCGCATCGACGGTGGCAAGGCATTGATCGCGCTGTACAACAATTTCGTGAAGGCATGGGACCGCGCGATCGACGACCGCACGCGTTCGGCTTCCACCGACTGTGTTAGCCGGGAGTTGCCATGTGGCAGCCCACCAGCGCGGCTGTTGCGCGAGGCAGGGCCGGACGACTCCACCGTGCAGATCGTCCTGACGCAGCCCGAGGAGCAAGACAAGACCATCAAGGAAACCTACTTTCGCGCGGTGACCCAGGCCAGCTTGGCGGCCGGCTACCTGTATGTGGAAAACCAGTATTTCCAGTATGAAGAATGGGCCCGGCACTTGCTGGCCGAGCGCAAGAAGGTGGTCGCCGCCTGGAAGGCCGGCAGTGTCAAGGCGGGCAAGAGTCTTGAAGATATGCCGGTCATGCACGTATTCATCGTCATTCCGGTACCGGAGCGCGCGCAGATGGTGCCGCGCACCCACGATACGCTAGCGACACTGGGGCAGCACGCGGGCATGACGGGGCAAAACACCATGATCGACGACTATAACAAGCGACCCAAAACCCGGCGTGTCAGGGCAGGATTCGGCATTTCCACCGAGGCGGAAGTCAAGTTGCCCGACGTGGTGCAGCATTCCAATGGCATCAACAAACCCGGCGTGATGACGCTCGAGAGCGAATTCGGGCTGAAGGTATCGGTGGCCATGCTCAATGTCAGCGCGTTTGACAAGGACCGCTGGCGCTACCGTGAAATCTACATCCATTCCAAATTGATGCTGGTCGACGACGTGTTCATGACGCTGGGCAGCGCCAACCTGAATCAGCGCAGCATGGCCGTCGACAGCGAAATCAATATCGCCACCATCGACCGCCGCGTGGCCCGCGATTTGCGCAAGCGGGTGTGGCGCATGCATAGCGGGGGATTGGTCGATGGCGGGGGAGGGACGAAGGCGGAGATTGCATTGGCGTTTGAAAATTGGACAAAACTTATGAAGGAAAACCGCAAGAAAAAATTCAACAAATCCGAAACTGCAATTTTCAAGAAAATGACTGGTTTTTTGCTGCCATTGGAAGACAAACGCAGCTCCACCATACGTCTGGGTTGA
- a CDS encoding type VI secretion system Vgr family protein, with protein sequence MDDGELAADLARLFGAGWRTQDSRLLRMDFPRDDGPPNTALLVNSLRAHEEMSRDFRFDVELLSDNLHLPLTAMMGRMVTISMVRDDGSLRYFNGYVGQFRLLRSDGGFAFYQMVLQPWLAFSRLRMDNVSFHERTVIDITETTFNHYLQRDWQNRLHEEKAILSCANQHNETDYNHLHRRWEDQGIHYWYEHRADGHTLCLGDNTWLSDSIDPSDRDASEADEMVFRSDAGSQECDGIRDWQAIRKIASGSLTLASFNYKHPFASRASGYALHQQGDVFAHELYQNAGYGYADMGGGEALAQRRLEEHNCQAQTFEAGGNHRCAQAGRSFTLGGHFSGKQAMPARGEAARADIGSREYLILSVDHIASNNYQAGTGAKSHYENRFSCIRKSIRWYPGRQFNSTPCALPGVQTAIVTGPAGETIHTDALGRVKVQFHWDRLGKFDAGSSPWIRVMTPWAGQAFGQIALPRIGQEVLIQFLDGNIDRPVIVGAVYNGKHAPPWNLPGQRMLGGWRSAELMPGGGYGVRGNQLVLDDTHQHIQAQLKSDHQHSQLSLGCISRIEDASGRKDARGEGWELASDAWGVARAGRGMLLTTEARPGAASHIKSMDETLRRLAEAAERHKALAALAQHYGAQESAAQQGAAADVLKAQHAGIKGGAGNGENAFPELSKPHLVLASPAGIETTSAQSTHIASAEHTALTTGCDLSLAAGGGLFASIGAALRLFVHKAGMKLIAAAGPVQIAAQTDAVEIVAHKVLELISQADWVNIRGRKGVRLHGADCMLEISDKVQFFTASPTLFHGNLETLAPKNRPQPELEPPIAPVAGQLQHTIQAHADGGQYANVPYTLYKGEAEVEQGLTDEFGRILIAHQDGTPRYRVVLGNGEEFSLQASARFDPNAAPEGEHKLSNRGLRAFDDTSDGRAVQ encoded by the coding sequence ATGGATGATGGCGAGCTGGCAGCCGATCTGGCGCGCCTTTTCGGAGCGGGCTGGCGAACCCAGGACAGCCGCTTGCTGCGCATGGATTTTCCGCGCGACGATGGTCCGCCCAATACCGCGCTGCTGGTCAACAGCTTGCGGGCACACGAGGAAATGTCACGCGACTTCCGCTTCGACGTCGAACTGCTGTCCGACAATCTCCACCTTCCCCTGACAGCGATGATGGGACGCATGGTCACGATTTCGATGGTGCGCGATGACGGCAGTTTGCGCTATTTTAATGGTTATGTCGGCCAATTTCGCTTGTTGCGCAGCGATGGAGGTTTCGCGTTCTACCAGATGGTGCTGCAACCCTGGCTGGCGTTTTCCAGGCTGCGCATGGACAACGTCTCGTTCCACGAACGCACGGTCATCGACATCACCGAAACGACCTTCAATCATTATTTGCAGCGCGACTGGCAAAACCGGCTGCATGAGGAAAAAGCGATATTAAGCTGCGCCAACCAGCATAATGAAACCGATTACAACCATCTGCACCGGCGCTGGGAAGACCAGGGTATCCATTACTGGTATGAACATCGCGCCGACGGTCATACGCTCTGTTTGGGCGACAATACCTGGCTGAGCGACAGCATCGACCCAAGCGACCGCGATGCCAGCGAAGCCGACGAGATGGTGTTTCGCAGCGACGCGGGCTCGCAGGAGTGCGACGGCATACGCGATTGGCAGGCAATACGGAAGATCGCTTCGGGCTCGCTCACGTTGGCCAGCTTCAACTACAAGCATCCGTTTGCCAGTCGCGCCAGTGGCTATGCGCTGCACCAGCAGGGCGACGTGTTTGCCCATGAACTGTATCAAAATGCCGGCTATGGCTATGCCGACATGGGTGGCGGCGAAGCGCTGGCGCAACGCCGCCTGGAGGAGCATAACTGCCAGGCGCAAACCTTCGAAGCTGGCGGCAATCACCGCTGCGCCCAGGCCGGGCGCAGTTTCACGCTGGGTGGACACTTCAGTGGCAAGCAAGCCATGCCGGCCAGAGGTGAAGCGGCGCGCGCTGACATCGGCTCGCGCGAATACCTGATCCTGTCGGTCGATCATATCGCCAGCAACAATTACCAGGCAGGGACGGGCGCGAAGTCGCATTATGAAAACCGTTTTAGCTGCATCCGCAAGAGCATCCGCTGGTATCCGGGGCGGCAGTTCAACAGCACGCCTTGTGCCTTGCCCGGCGTGCAGACGGCAATTGTCACCGGACCTGCAGGCGAAACCATCCATACCGACGCGCTGGGCCGGGTGAAGGTGCAATTCCACTGGGACCGGCTGGGCAAGTTCGACGCGGGCAGTTCGCCATGGATCAGAGTCATGACGCCATGGGCGGGCCAGGCCTTCGGCCAGATCGCGTTGCCGCGCATCGGCCAGGAAGTGCTGATCCAGTTTCTCGACGGCAATATCGACCGTCCCGTCATTGTTGGCGCGGTGTACAACGGCAAGCATGCGCCGCCGTGGAATTTGCCGGGCCAACGCATGCTGGGCGGCTGGCGCAGCGCCGAGCTGATGCCTGGTGGTGGCTACGGCGTGCGCGGCAACCAGTTGGTGCTCGACGATACGCACCAGCACATCCAGGCGCAACTGAAAAGCGATCATCAGCACAGCCAATTGTCGCTCGGCTGTATCAGCCGCATCGAAGACGCCAGCGGGCGTAAGGATGCGCGTGGCGAGGGCTGGGAACTGGCGTCAGACGCCTGGGGCGTGGCGCGCGCCGGCCGCGGCATGTTGCTGACCACCGAAGCGCGCCCTGGCGCCGCCTCGCATATCAAGAGCATGGATGAAACCTTGCGCCGGTTGGCCGAGGCTGCTGAGCGGCACAAGGCGCTTGCCGCCTTGGCGCAGCATTACGGCGCGCAAGAAAGTGCCGCCCAGCAGGGCGCCGCCGCCGATGTGCTGAAAGCCCAGCATGCCGGGATCAAGGGTGGTGCCGGCAATGGCGAAAACGCCTTTCCCGAATTATCTAAGCCGCATCTGGTGCTGGCCAGTCCGGCCGGTATCGAAACGACGAGCGCGCAATCGACGCACATCGCCAGCGCCGAACACACCGCGCTGACGACCGGGTGCGACCTGTCGCTGGCGGCCGGCGGCGGCCTGTTCGCCAGCATCGGCGCAGCGCTGCGCCTGTTCGTCCACAAGGCTGGCATGAAACTGATCGCCGCAGCTGGCCCCGTGCAGATTGCGGCGCAAACCGATGCGGTCGAAATCGTCGCCCACAAGGTGCTGGAGCTGATCAGCCAGGCCGACTGGGTGAATATTCGCGGCCGCAAAGGCGTGCGCCTGCATGGCGCCGATTGCATGCTTGAAATCAGCGACAAGGTACAGTTTTTTACCGCGTCGCCGACGCTGTTCCATGGAAACCTGGAAACGCTGGCGCCCAAGAACCGGCCGCAACCGGAGCTGGAGCCCCCCATCGCGCCGGTAGCGGGGCAGTTGCAGCATACGATACAGGCTCATGCGGATGGCGGCCAGTACGCCAATGTACCGTACACGCTGTACAAGGGGGAAGCCGAAGTCGAGCAAGGCCTGACCGACGAATTTGGCCGCATCCTGATCGCGCATCAGGACGGCACGCCGCGCTACCGTGTCGTCCTTGGCAATGGCGAAGAGTTTTCATTGCAGGCGAGTGCGCGCTTCGACCCGAACGCGGCGCCGGAGGGTGAACACAAGCTGTCGAATCGCGGTTTGCGCGCGTTCGACGACACCAGCGACGGCCGCGCTGTTCAATGA
- a CDS encoding S46 family peptidase gives MFKTIVLPVALLGAFAGAHADEGQWQPHQLPQLKAELKRVGIDIPAEKLADLSKHPMSAIVSLGGCSAAFVSDAGLVVTNHHCAYGAVQRNSTPEHNYITDGFLAKTRASELPGGPNSLVYVTDKVENVSERVLKGLTADMSGRARHEAVEKRIKDLIAECETDKMYRCSVPAFHRGLEYYRIRQMMIRDVRLVYAPSDKIGNFGGDIDNYEWPRHTGDYSFLRAYVGKDGRPADPSPDNVPYKSKDFLVVSAEGLKAGDGILLAGYPGRTSRYKLPAEIRFARDTAFPLKVSELQADLAVMADATNGDAAAAVRYASVVKSINNVLKKTQGLLDGFARKDIAAIKDVQDAEFRAWYAKQPNVSPTLLAELDAAIASDMALSEEEFAWSVATNSDLLKSARTIYRLSLERQKADAERESGFQQRDLAFIKARLARLEQSYVNKVDQARFEAGLKRYAQLAAKSHPQGLDALLPAPVAVAALYQQTQLADTAKRLAWLEKDQAAVAQSDDAFMQLAVKLQPVELSLEERRKEIDGNLERVIPQYMQAVIAWKKSQGKPVYPDANSTLRVTYGTVSPYSPRDGLTKGPFTTVEGIVEKVTGKAPFEAPQGLIDAVKEKRYGQFRDPALGTVPVNFLTSADTTGGNSGSAVMNKRGELIGLNFDSTYESITKDWYFDTAITRAIHLDIRYMLWVMKEVDHADNLLKEMTIKYPKPVKTAKK, from the coding sequence TTGTTCAAAACAATCGTTTTACCAGTCGCCTTACTGGGCGCGTTCGCCGGCGCACACGCCGACGAAGGGCAGTGGCAACCACACCAACTGCCACAGCTGAAAGCCGAACTCAAACGGGTCGGCATCGACATTCCTGCAGAAAAGCTGGCCGACCTGAGCAAGCACCCGATGAGCGCCATCGTGTCGCTGGGCGGCTGCTCGGCCGCCTTCGTCTCCGACGCGGGCCTGGTGGTGACGAACCACCATTGCGCGTATGGCGCCGTGCAGCGCAATTCCACGCCGGAACACAATTACATCACCGACGGTTTCCTGGCCAAGACGCGCGCGAGCGAGCTGCCGGGCGGTCCGAACAGCCTGGTGTATGTGACGGACAAGGTGGAGAACGTCAGCGAGCGCGTGCTGAAAGGCTTGACGGCCGACATGAGCGGCCGTGCGCGCCACGAAGCCGTGGAAAAGCGCATCAAGGACCTGATCGCCGAATGCGAAACGGACAAGATGTACCGCTGCTCCGTGCCCGCCTTCCACCGCGGCCTCGAGTACTATCGCATCCGCCAGATGATGATACGCGACGTGCGCCTGGTGTACGCGCCCTCTGACAAGATCGGCAACTTCGGCGGTGACATCGATAACTACGAATGGCCGCGCCACACGGGCGATTATTCGTTCCTGCGCGCCTACGTGGGCAAGGATGGCCGTCCGGCCGACCCGTCGCCCGACAACGTGCCGTACAAATCGAAGGACTTCCTGGTGGTCTCGGCCGAAGGCTTGAAAGCCGGCGACGGCATCTTGCTGGCGGGCTATCCCGGCCGCACCAGCCGCTACAAGCTTCCGGCGGAAATCCGCTTCGCGCGCGATACGGCCTTCCCCCTGAAAGTATCGGAACTGCAAGCCGACCTGGCCGTGATGGCCGATGCGACGAATGGCGACGCGGCCGCTGCCGTGCGCTATGCGAGCGTGGTCAAAAGCATCAACAACGTGCTGAAGAAAACCCAGGGCTTGCTCGACGGTTTTGCCCGCAAGGACATTGCCGCCATCAAGGACGTGCAAGATGCCGAGTTCCGCGCCTGGTACGCGAAGCAGCCGAACGTCTCGCCCACCTTGCTGGCCGAACTGGACGCGGCAATCGCCAGCGACATGGCCTTGAGCGAAGAAGAGTTCGCCTGGTCGGTGGCCACCAACAGCGACTTGCTGAAAAGTGCGCGCACCATTTACCGTTTGTCGCTGGAGCGCCAGAAAGCGGACGCCGAGCGCGAATCGGGCTTCCAGCAGCGCGACCTGGCCTTCATCAAGGCCCGCCTGGCCCGCCTGGAGCAGTCGTATGTCAACAAGGTCGATCAGGCGCGTTTTGAAGCGGGCCTGAAGCGTTACGCGCAGCTGGCCGCGAAGAGCCATCCGCAAGGCCTGGACGCGCTGCTGCCGGCGCCAGTGGCCGTGGCGGCCCTGTACCAGCAGACGCAACTGGCTGACACGGCCAAGCGCCTGGCCTGGCTGGAAAAGGACCAGGCTGCTGTTGCCCAGTCCGACGACGCCTTCATGCAACTGGCCGTCAAGCTGCAGCCGGTGGAGTTGTCGCTGGAAGAGCGCCGCAAGGAAATCGACGGCAACCTGGAACGCGTGATTCCGCAATACATGCAAGCCGTGATCGCCTGGAAAAAATCGCAAGGCAAGCCGGTGTATCCTGACGCCAACTCGACCCTGCGCGTCACGTATGGCACGGTCTCGCCGTACTCGCCGCGCGATGGGCTGACCAAGGGCCCGTTCACGACGGTGGAAGGCATCGTCGAGAAAGTCACGGGCAAGGCCCCGTTCGAAGCGCCGCAAGGCTTGATTGACGCCGTCAAGGAAAAACGCTACGGCCAGTTCCGCGACCCGGCACTGGGCACGGTGCCCGTCAACTTCCTCACCAGCGCCGACACCACGGGCGGCAATTCCGGCTCGGCCGTGATGAACAAGCGTGGCGAGCTGATTGGCCTGAACTTCGATTCGACGTATGAATCGATCACCAAGGACTGGTACTTCGACACGGCCATCACGCGCGCCATCCACCTCGACATCCGCTACATGCTGTGGGTGATGAAGGAAGTGGACCATGCCGATAACTTGCTCAAGGAAATGACGATCAAGTATCCGAAGCCAGTGAAGACTGCCAAGAAGTAA
- a CDS encoding PAS domain S-box protein, translating into MNEPFDSGPADENLCEPAQRALLAAGSLSNEEMMRHLHELRVRQIELEVQNAGLAELEKLKNEFKSSRDRYAQLYEHAPVSYFSLAREGVITRVNVAASGLLQRDKDQLLGRRFEQFIAPQAQGAFRRFLDAIFSSGTPQVLEARLFDDVLGGGVVRIEANLDVDSASVRMLVTDLGDEYVRESALRRAFLILDTIREGVLVTDSDNRIISVNRAFTTITGYQAEEAIGRDPSFLGGGTHEPQFYAAMWRSLRQDGSWYGELVNRRKNGERFVESLSITPMRMPNGDTSHFVGVFSDITERKLADATLRELHRELDQRVIDRTAELLRANLHLQLEVQQRERAQEALRDAERFFHATIDSLSDRVLVLDQAGCLVHANQACMAFASHAPGQLHYLDFCERDPRWKRSAGRELAAGIRAVIAGSADAYALEYEFATEAGARWSQARVSRFLGEGPLRVVVAHTDITERKLMDGALRQSHAQLRQLALHMETAKEDERKRISRDIHDELGQNLLALRIDISMLSARTEGSHPRLHRRVGAVLSNVDTTIKSVRGIMNELRPMALDLGLQAAIEWQVGDFRKRSGVVCRLLIRDEALFAAIGSQVEIVLFRIVQEALSNVMRHAQASQVEIELSSDACAVYAAISDNGIGITPQQQRKKQCFGLIGIAERVTALGGHFEVGTPASGTGCRLFLHIPLTGTGRPAA; encoded by the coding sequence ATGAATGAACCGTTCGACAGCGGACCCGCTGACGAGAACTTGTGCGAGCCTGCGCAGCGGGCGCTGCTGGCGGCAGGATCGCTGTCGAACGAAGAGATGATGCGCCACCTGCATGAGTTGCGGGTGAGGCAGATCGAGCTGGAAGTACAGAACGCCGGATTGGCGGAGCTGGAAAAACTCAAGAATGAATTTAAAAGCAGCCGCGACCGTTATGCGCAGCTGTATGAACATGCGCCTGTCAGCTACTTCTCACTGGCGCGCGAAGGCGTTATCACGCGCGTCAACGTGGCCGCCAGCGGTTTGCTGCAACGCGACAAGGATCAATTGCTGGGTCGACGTTTCGAGCAATTCATCGCGCCGCAGGCGCAGGGCGCATTCCGCCGCTTCCTCGATGCCATTTTTAGCAGTGGCACGCCGCAAGTGCTGGAAGCGCGGCTATTCGACGATGTGCTGGGCGGCGGCGTCGTGCGCATCGAAGCCAATCTTGATGTGGACAGCGCCAGCGTGCGTATGCTGGTGACGGACCTGGGCGACGAGTATGTGCGCGAGTCAGCCTTGCGGCGCGCCTTCCTGATTCTCGACACCATCCGCGAAGGCGTGCTGGTGACCGACAGCGATAACCGCATCATTTCCGTGAATCGGGCGTTTACCACCATCACTGGCTACCAGGCGGAAGAGGCCATCGGGCGCGATCCCTCCTTCCTGGGCGGCGGCACGCACGAGCCGCAATTCTATGCCGCCATGTGGCGCAGCCTGAGGCAGGATGGCAGCTGGTATGGCGAGCTGGTGAACCGGCGCAAGAATGGCGAGCGCTTCGTCGAGTCGTTGTCGATCACGCCCATGCGCATGCCGAACGGCGACACCAGCCATTTTGTCGGGGTGTTTTCCGATATTACCGAGCGCAAGCTGGCCGATGCCACGCTGCGTGAATTGCACCGGGAGCTGGACCAGCGCGTCATCGACCGCACGGCCGAGCTGTTGCGGGCCAACCTGCATTTGCAGCTGGAAGTGCAGCAACGCGAGCGGGCGCAGGAAGCCTTGCGCGACGCCGAGCGTTTTTTTCACGCCACCATCGATTCCCTGTCCGACCGCGTGCTGGTATTGGACCAGGCCGGCTGCCTGGTGCATGCCAATCAGGCTTGCATGGCCTTTGCCAGCCATGCGCCGGGACAGCTGCATTATCTGGATTTCTGCGAAAGGGACCCGCGCTGGAAGCGCAGCGCCGGGCGCGAGCTGGCCGCGGGCATCCGCGCCGTGATCGCCGGCAGCGCCGATGCTTATGCGCTGGAATATGAATTCGCCACGGAGGCCGGGGCGCGCTGGTCACAGGCCCGGGTCAGCCGTTTTCTGGGCGAAGGTCCGCTGCGCGTGGTGGTGGCGCACACGGACATTACTGAACGCAAGCTGATGGATGGCGCCCTGCGTCAGTCGCATGCGCAGCTGCGCCAGCTGGCGCTGCACATGGAAACGGCCAAGGAAGACGAGCGCAAGCGCATCTCGCGCGATATCCACGATGAACTGGGGCAAAACCTGCTGGCGCTGCGCATCGATATTTCCATGCTCAGCGCGCGCACCGAGGGTTCCCATCCGCGCCTGCACCGCCGGGTCGGCGCCGTGCTCAGCAATGTCGACACCACCATCAAGAGCGTGCGCGGCATCATGAACGAACTGCGCCCGATGGCGCTGGACCTGGGCTTGCAGGCCGCCATCGAATGGCAGGTGGGCGACTTCCGCAAGCGCAGCGGCGTCGTTTGCCGCCTGCTGATACGCGACGAGGCCCTGTTTGCCGCCATCGGCAGCCAGGTCGAGATCGTCCTGTTCCGCATCGTGCAGGAAGCGCTCAGCAACGTCATGCGCCATGCCCAGGCCAGCCAGGTCGAGATCGAGCTCAGTTCGGATGCCTGCGCCGTGTATGCGGCTATCAGCGACAACGGCATCGGCATCACGCCGCAGCAGCAGCGCAAAAAGCAGTGCTTTGGCCTGATCGGCATTGCCGAGCGGGTGACGGCGCTTGGCGGGCATTTCGAGGTGGGCACGCCGGCGTCGGGTACCGGTTGCCGCCTGTTCCTGCATATTCCCCTGACGGGGACGGGGCGGCCTGCTGCCTGA